A genomic segment from Aspergillus puulaauensis MK2 DNA, chromosome 1, nearly complete sequence encodes:
- a CDS encoding putative acyl-CoA synthetase (COG:I;~EggNog:ENOG410PIJN;~InterPro:IPR000873,IPR020845,IPR032387,IPR042099, IPR025110;~PFAM:PF00501,PF16177,PF13193) has protein sequence MAHPQQAIHATSLQDPEAFWSHHARQLHWHQKPSRAISRSTKTVPSGASHESWAWFPDGEISTTYNCVDRHVHNGNGDNVAIIWDSPVTGKKEKYTYRQLLDEVEVLAGVLQEEGVRRGDVVIIYMPMIPAALIGALAVARLGAIHAAVFGGFAAKSLAQRIEAARPRAILTASCGIEGAKGPIPYRPLVEGAIEASSFKPEKVLIWQRDQLRWNNPHKLDGQRNWNRLVKSARMRGIRAGPVPVKSTDGLYIIYTSGTTGLPKGVVRETGGHAVGLSLSIKYLFDIHGPGDVMFCASDIGWVVGHSYILYAPLLVGATTILFEGKPVGTPDAGTFWRVVAEHKANVLFTAPTALRAIRKEDPDNKYFEKVAGDGNLRHVRALFLAGERSEPSIVRAYQDLLTKHAAPGALVVDNWWSSESGSPISGLALRSAVGRVSPRSDEHNIAPLAIRPGSAGLPMPGFDVRVVDDEGNEVPQGTMGNIVMATPLAPTAFTRLFNDDDRFYKGYLKRFDGRWLDTGDAGMIDQDGYIHVMSRSDDIINVAAHRFSTGSIEQAILSHPEIGEASVVGIPDPLKGHLPFAFVTLKKPPGGDLPARPSEDLLKGVNGLVREQIGAIASLGGIIQGQGMIPKTRSGKTLRRVLRELVENGAKGEFDREVGVPPTVEDKAVVDVARERVREYFQGNPKAGVRAKL, from the exons ATGGCACACCCCCAACAAGCCATCCACGCTACCTCACTGCAGGACCCGGAGGCCTTCTGGTCTCATCATGCCCGGCAGCTCCATTGGCACCAGAAGCCATCACGTGCAATCAGCCGCTCGACCAAGACCGTCCCCAGCGGCGCCAGCCACGAGTCCTGGGCTTGGTTCCCTGACGGCGAAATCTCCACTACCTATAACTGTGTTGACCGTCACGTGCACAACGGAAATGGCGATAACGTTGCCATTATCTGGGACTCTCCGGTGAcggggaagaaagaaaagtataCCTACCGGCAGCTATTGGACGAGGTCGAAGTTTTGGCTGGTGTATTGCAAGAGGAGGGAGTTCGTAGGGGCGATGtggttattatttata TGCCTATGATACCGGCAGCATTGATCGGTGCCCTAGCTGTCGCTCGACTGGGGGCAATCCATGCGGCTGTCTTTGGAGGGTTTGCGGCCAAGTCGCTAGCGCAGCGCATTGAGGCAGCGCGACCTCGGGCTATTTTGACAGCATCATGCGGGATTGAAGGAGCGAAGGGTCCCATTCCATACCGCCCGTTGGTGGAGGGCGCCATTGAAGCGAGCAGCTTCAAGCCGGAGAAGGTCCTCATCTGGCAACGTGACCAACTGCGATGGAATAACCCTCACAAGCTGGATGGTCAGCGGAACTGGAACCGGCTTGTGAAGAGCGCGAGGATGCGCGGCATTCGTGCTGGGCCGGTCCCAGTAAAGAGCACGGATGGTTTGTACATCATCTATACCAGTG GTACCACTGGGCTACCCAAAGGAGTCGTTCGAGAAACAGGCGGCCATGCAGTCGGGCTTAGTCTATCGATCAAATATCTGTTCGATATCCACGGACCCGGTGACGTCATGTTCTGCGCTTCAGATATTGGCTGGGTAGTAGGACACTCATACATTCTATACGCCCCATTGCTGGTCGGTGCGACGACCATATTGTTCGAAGGCAAGCCAGTCGGCACCCCAGATGCAGGGACATTCTGGCGAGTTGTCGCAGAGCACAAGGCGAATGTCCTTTTTACTGCACCCACGGCGCTTCGTGCTATCCGCAAGGAAGACCCTGACAACAAATACTTTGAAAAAGTAGCTGGAGACGGTAACCTCCGACACGTCCGGGCTCTATTCCTCGCCGGGGAGCGGAGCGAGCCCAGTATCGTGCGTGCTTATCAAGATCTCCTTACCAAGCACGCCGCTCCTGGGGCTCTCGTCGTAGACAATTGGTGGTCGTCGGAGTCCGGATCTCCTATTTCTGGGCTAGCACTGCGAAGCGCGGTGGGACGAGTGTCACCACGGTCTGACGAGCATAATATTGCACCTCTGGCAATTCGCCCCGGGTCAGCGGGTCTACCAATGCCAGGTTTCGACGTACGAGTTGTGGACGACGAGGGTAATGAGGTTCCACAAGGGACGATGGGCAACATCGTGATGGCAACGCCTTTGGCACCCACGGCATTCACACGGCTattcaacgacgacgaccgaTTTTACAAAGGATATCTCAAACGGTTCGACGGTCGCTGGTTAGACACAGGAGATGCCGGCATGATTGATCAAGACGGGTATATCCACGTCATGTCGCGGTCGGACGATATCATCAACGTAGCAGCCCACCGATTCAGCACAG GTTCCATCGAACAAGCAATCCTCTCGCACCCGGAAATAGGCGAAGCCAGCGTTGTCGGGATCCCCGATCCATTAAAAGGCCACCTCCCGTTTGCCTTTGTTACACTAAAGAAGCCACCCGGTGGCGACTTGCCGGCGCGACCATCCGAAGATCTCCTAAAAGGCGTGAATGGGCTCGTCCGCGAACAAATCGGCGCGATTGCGTCGCTAGGCGGGATAATCCAGGGCCAAGGGATGATCCCGAAAACACGGAGTGGGAAAACACTACGAAGGGTCTTGAGAGAATTGGTGGAGAACGGGGCGAAGGGAGAGTTTGACAGGGAAGTTGGCGTGCCGCCGACGGTGGAAGATAAGGCAGTTGTGGATGTTGCAAGGGAGAGGGTCCGGGAGTATTTCCAGGGAAACCCTAAGGCGGGTGTTAGGGCGAAGTTGTAG
- a CDS encoding putative GPI anchored protein (COG:S;~EggNog:ENOG410Q2ME;~InterPro:IPR038843;~SECRETED:SignalP(1-25);~go_function: GO:0005199 - structural constituent of cell wall [Evidence IEA];~go_process: GO:0031505 - fungal-type cell wall organization [Evidence IEA]), which produces MKFFAAAALFVAGATASLQAGGAAAESSTAQPQSTTTVEVTEYTTYCPQSTTLTVGTETIPVETPGSVTLSNGPYTVHRPLITTTVTRCKACSSSATVAPSSSAATSIPVIPSAAPTGVAPTGSASSTTAAPPTFTGGASRAAAGAGAVAGLFGVVAALL; this is translated from the exons ATGAagttcttcgctgctgctgccctcttcgtcgctggCGCTACTGCTTCCCTTcaggctggtggtgctgctgctgagagCTCTACCGCTCAGCCTCAGTCGACCACCACTGTTGAGGTCACTGAGTACACCACCTACTGCCCCCAGTCTACCACCCTGACTGTCGGTACCGAGACCATCCCCGTTGAGACT CCCGGCTCCGTCACCCTCTCCAACGGCCCTTACACCGTTCACCGTCCTCTGATCACCACCACCGTCACCCGCTGCAAGGCCTG CTCTAGCTCTGCTACTGTTGCTCCTTCCAGCTCCGCCGCTACCAGCATCCCCGTCATCCCCTCCGCTGCTCCCACCGGTGTTGCTCCCACTGGCAGTGCTTCCAGCACTACTGCTGCTCCCCCCACCTTCACTGGTGGTGCTAGCCGCGCCGCTGCCGGGGCTGGTGCCGTCGCTGGTCTTttcggtgttgttgctgcccTTCTCTAA
- the SHM1 gene encoding serine hydroxymethyltransferase (COG:E;~EggNog:ENOG410PFHX;~InterPro:IPR019798,IPR039429,IPR001085,IPR015424, IPR015421,IPR015422;~PFAM:PF00464;~go_function: GO:0003824 - catalytic activity [Evidence IEA];~go_function: GO:0004372 - glycine hydroxymethyltransferase activity [Evidence IEA];~go_function: GO:0030170 - pyridoxal phosphate binding [Evidence IEA];~go_process: GO:0019264 - glycine biosynthetic process from serine [Evidence IEA];~go_process: GO:0035999 - tetrahydrofolate interconversion [Evidence IEA]) — protein sequence MLGRCGRQASRLLPRPASAPRPPSVQWHRMLSTSNSQQSLLSAPLQEADPSVYNILQKEKNRQQHFINLIPSENFTSQAVLDALGSVMQNKYSEGYPGARYYGGNEHIDESERLCQQRALETFRLSPEEWGVNVQPLSGSPANLYAISALLNTHDRLMGLDLPHGGHLSHGYQTPTKKISFISKYFETFPYRLDESTGLIDYDSLAKQALLYRPKLIIAGTSAYSRLIDYPRMREIAENTGAYLLSDMAHISGLVAAGVVPSPFLHSDVVTTTTHKSLRGPRGAMIFFRKGVRRTDKKGNPEMYDLEGPINASVFPGHQGGPHNHTITALAVALQQAQSTEFKTYQETVLANAKSLAERLGGPTSSGGLGYNIVSGGTDNHLVLVDLKNRGVDGARVERVLELCGVASNKNTVPGDKSALKPGGLRLGTPAMTTRGFQPEDFRRVADIVDRAVTITQKLDKPAKEAATAKGAKNPNTVKAFLEYVGNGEEISEIVQLRQEVEDWAGTFSLPWKKE from the exons ATGCTAGGCCGCTGTGGTCGTCAGGCTTCGCGCCTCCTGCCGCGCCCTGCCTCCGCGCCCCGACCGCCTTCAGTGCAATGGCATCGTATGTTATCAACGTCAAACAGCCAGCAATCG CTGCTCTCCGCGCCTCTCCAAGAAGCCGACCCCTCGGTGTACAACATTCTCCAGAAG GAGAAAAATCGACAGCAGCACTTCATCAACCTCATTCCCTCAGAGAACTTCACATCTCAGGCTGTTCTAGATGCGCTTGGAAGTGTTATGCAGA ACAAATACTCCGAGGGATACCCCGGAGCTAGATACTATGGAGGAAACGAACATATCGACGAGTCCGAGAGGCTCTGTCAGCAGCGCGCCCTCGAGACCTTCCGTCTCAGCCCGGAGGAGTGGGGGGTGAACGTCCAAC CGCTCTCTGGCTCCCCCGCGAACCTATACGCCATCTCCGCCCTTCTCAACACACACGACCGATTGATGGGATTGGATCTGCCGCATGGCGGTCATTTGTCCCACGGCTATCAGACACCTACAAAGAAAATCTCCTTTATCTCTAAATACTTCGAGACTTTCCCCTACCGCCTCGACGAGTCAACGGGTCTGATCGACTATGATAGCCTCGCGAAGCAGGCCCTCCTTTACCGCCCGAAACTTATCATCGCCGGTACATCAGCCTACAGCCGTTTGATTGATTACCCCCGCATGCGCGAGATTGCCGAGAACACGGGTGCCTACCTCCTAAGCGATATGGCACATATTTCTGGTCTGGTGGCCGCCGGCGTCGTTCCCTCGCCGTTCTTACACTCTGATGTCGTGACGACTACCACTCACAAGTCGCTCCGTGGCCCACGAGGAgccatgatcttcttccgcaAGGGCGTCCGCCGGACGGACAAGAAGGGCAACCCAGAAATGTACGACCTCGAGGGCCCCATCAATGCGTCCGTCTTCCCGGGCCACCAGGGTGGTCCTCACAACCACACTATCACCGCGCTGGCCGTGGCCCTCCAGCAGGCACAGTCGACTGAATTCAAGACGTACCAGGAGACGGTCCTGGCCAACGCCAAGTCTCTAGCTGAGCGTCTGGGTGGCCCGACAAGCAGCGGAGGCCTGGGCTACAACATCGTGTCTGGTGGCACAGACAACCacttggtgctggtggaCCTTAAGAACCGCGGTGTTGACGGGGCCCGTGTTGAGCGCGTGCTCGAACTCTGTGGTGTTGCCAGCAACAAGAACACCGTCCCGGGAGACAAGTCAGCGCTGAAGCCTGGCGGTTTGCGACTCGGCACCCCCGCTATGACCACCCGCGGGTTCCAGCCAGAGGACTTCCGCCGTGTTGCAGACATTGTCGACCGTGCAGTGACGATCACGCAGAAGCTGGACAAGCCGGCTAAGGAGGCCGCAACAGCCAAGGGCGCGAAGAACCCCAACACTGTCAAGGCATTCTTGGAATATGTAGGTAACGGCGAGGAGATCTCGGAGATTGTGCAGCTGCGccaggaagtcgaggatTGGGCAGGCACGTTTAGCCTCCCATGGAAGAAGGAGTAG
- a CDS encoding MOSC domain protein (COG:S;~EggNog:ENOG410PMPV;~InterPro:IPR005302,IPR005303;~PFAM:PF03476,PF03473;~TransMembrane:2 (i194-214o234-256i);~go_function: GO:0003824 - catalytic activity [Evidence IEA];~go_function: GO:0030151 - molybdenum ion binding [Evidence IEA];~go_function: GO:0030170 - pyridoxal phosphate binding [Evidence IEA]), with protein MKVSQIYVYPVKSLRGVSLTSAQVTRLGFKYDRRFMLLKVIPSETKGETTLKNMHVPHFPEMVLFETELFEPGFDGADEKGRLRIIYNNPGSESETEEQLNGNRHAKERKQRDTIDVPLTPGTRGLEEIAIVMHGSPTKGYNMGAKYNQWLSERFGYEVVLAYLGGKNTRSVLGTFAPAKHVAHKNQIRRELDLGAIFAALLVALGLVWMGFTATSMPRFVAVAGGALGYDHSWKAGMGVGATVAVGGLAYLLAIWRMEPGSEDRITFADTAAFLVISETSVADVSRRLEGGEDMDRRKFRANIVVEGSEMAYEEDFWAELVVGGSQIRVLLTANCARCQSLNVDFATGKFGTGDSGKVLKKLMADRRVDKGAKYSPIFGRYGFLDAKSDLKTVRVGDDVVVARRMDERAVSDWPGIG; from the exons ATGAAAGTCAGCCAG ATCTACGTCTATCCAGTAAAGTCCCTGCGCGGGGTCTCCCTTACCTCAGCCCAGGTGACGCGGCTGGGCTTCAAATATGACCGCCGTTTCATGCTGCTGAAGGTCATACCTTCGGAAACCAAAGGCGAAACAACACTGAAGAACATGCACGTCCCGCACTTCCCTGAGATGGTATTGTTTGAGACGGAACTATTTGAGCCGGGGTTTGATGGCGCGGATGAGAAGGGGAGATTAaggattatatataataatcctgGATCTGAATCTGAGACTGAGGAGCAGTTAAATGGGAATAGGCAtgcaaaagaaagaaaacagagAGACACGATTGATGTCCCGCTTACCCCGGGCACAAGGGGGCTTGAGGAGATTGCTATCGTGATGCATGGGTCTCCAACGAAAGGGTATAACATGGGAGCGAAGTACAACCAGTGGCTTAGCGAGCGATTCGGATACGAGGTTGTGCTGGCTTATTTGGGCGGTAAGAATACTAGGTCTGTGTTAGGGACGTTTGCGCCGGCGAAGCACGTCGCGCACAAGAACCAGATTCGGCGAGAGTTGGACCTGGGTGCGATTTTTGCGGCACTTCTTGTTGCTCTGGGGCTTGTTTGGATGGGGTTTACGGCCACGAGCATGCCTAGGTTTGTAGCCGTGGCTGGTGGTGCTTTGGGTTATGATCATTCGTGGAAAGCCGGAATGGGTGTTGGCGCGACAGTCGCTGTGGGCGGACTAGCGTATCTTTTGGCTATTTGGAGGATGGAGCCTGGGAGCGAGGACCGCATCACATTTGCAGATACAGCAGCGTTCTTGGTTATTAGTGAGACGTCAGTGGCGGATGTCTCCCGCCGGTTGGAGGGGGGTGAGGATATGGATAGGAGGAAGTTCCGGGCGAACATAGTTGTTGAGGGTTCAGAGATGGCGTACGAAGAGGACTTCTGGGCAGagttggttgttggtggttcTCAGATCCGCGTGTTGTTGACGGCCAACTGCGCGAGGTGCCAAAGCCTAAACGTGGACTTTGCTACCGGGAAATTCGGGACGGGCGACTCTGGaaaggtgttgaagaagctcatggcTGATCGCAGGGTCGACAAGGGCGCAAAATATAGTCCAATCTTTGGACGATATGGGTTTCTGGATGCCAAGTCGGACCTGAAGACGGTTCGCGtcggcgatgatgttgttgtggcGAGGCGGATGGATGAGCGGGCTGTTTCTG ACTGGCCCGGGATCGGCTAA